GTGATATAATGTATACATGTATATGAATGAACACACCAAACTCTATGAAGACAAATGTACAGCGTGTACtttaataaatactgtaaatactgtgtgTACTTACGGCCGGTGCAGcgtttccagtgtgtgtgtccaacGTTCAGCAGCTCTCTGACTCCGTCCTCCATCGACTTTGTGAAGCGACTGTATTGTTCACACCTCCGCTCtctgtgcgcacacacacacacacacacacacacacacacacacacacacagtagcctGATGACATCACAGTGACATCATTGACGTGTGTTTACAGACTGAGGATGGTAATGAGGCTTTAAAAACACACCTGCAGTTtccagacttcaccacagggTGTGCCTACGTTAGCTAGCTGCTTGAAACTTCACTTGAGTAGCATTTGATACTCGAACTCACCTGAACTCACCCGAACTCACCTGAACTCACCCGAATTCACCTGAACTCACCCGAACTCACCTGGCCTGACATAACAGAAATTACGAGGAAACTGCAACACATGGACAcgaaaataaagaataaagttCGTAAATTCACGAACTTACACGTCGGTGGCGTCCAGCTCTGCAGCTTCAGGATCAATCAGACTGAAGATCATCGGCCCCACCGTCTCATCTTTCTCCGCCTTCCTCTTCCCCGCCTTCCACTCCTTAAACATAAAAACGCTGCCTCAGCCAATCGGCCCGCAGCTGTCGAACCTAGTCGCCGCTGACTGGCTGAAACTTATACAGCAGTGGGCGGGGCTTAACCTACCTTCTCATCTCTGTAGGTGAGGAAGAGCTGAAAGACTTCGCTCTGAGAGACGACCGGGTGGCGACACAACCGAGACATCCAGGCCTGCAGGCCCTCCATCCTTATCCTGATGAAGTCCTCCTCAAACCGGCCTGAAAGCACAGgtacacactcaaacacagaacaaggGAGGCTGGAATTAATGTACTGGGATCTACTGTAGTTATCAGTTATACTGTAGTATAAGTACTGTTGTTTAGTAACATCTACTGGGATCCTTTCCATGGATTCTGATTCCGAGTACATGTCATACAGGTGTTACATGGCCGTGCGGGTGTGGTTGCCATGGCGCCGGCTCACCTGTGACCTGTTTGTCGGGCAGCAAGGGGATCGGCAGCACCGAGCCGAACTTCTCCAGCAGGCGCTCATACAACCAATCGAAGTGTTTGTAGCGATGATTGACAGGTCTGTTGGTTGTCTGCAGGAAAGGCAGAGTAGTACTGCGAGTATTACTGTGTGTACTAttgtgtattactgtgtattactgtgaCTTTGCTCACGTTGGGTGTGATCTGGTACTCAATGAAGCTCTTCAGTCCATAAAGTTTGGACTCTTTCTTTGGATCAGCGATCACACAGTCCAGAGGAGACGGCGGGTACAACCAAACGGGTCCCACCTCTCCCACCTGATTGGACGATGAACAGGAGCCAATCAGAGTGCAGCAGGTGACAACACAAAACCTGACAAAATGATCAATACAGTTGATTCCTCACATAGACAGGGATCCGGTCTCTGCTGTTAGCTGGTGGTTTGGCCAACAGGAAGACTTCAGGGTTTGGACCTTTGGAGAAAGGAAACCTGAGGACACAAAGGATTACTGGGATCTACTAACATTTAGGGGATCTAAAGGATCCAGCAGCAGGGACGTGTCTACACTGACATCTGTGGAGACCAGATAAACTGGGATCCACTGACATCTACtgcagtcatattttatttactggGATCTACTGGGAGCTGTGGACACATACTGGGATAAAGTGCGCCCCTGATATCTACTGGGATCTGTACTGAAGACATCTGTTGGGATCTACTGGGAAtctgttgtttgtgtatttaaaaatgtgtttacttgtttagGGAGATCTTCACAGACGACCCGTGGGTGCCTCGTCCTGTGGCTCCGCTTTCCTCGTTCACCTGACTGTTACCACGGTAACTGCTCACTGATTGGTCGTCCCAGTCGTCGTCCCACTCGCCGTCATCGTCCTCGGGAGCAGCTGTAaacaattaattttatttattcactgaGCTAATGAATCAGCGATGATACGACGACTGTATGTCACATCGCAGCTTAAACAGGAAACTGACGTCGCTGAAATAGTTTTAAATGTGTGGTACCttgttgtgtgtcagtggatCCCGGACTGTACCAACCGTCTGTAGTGTTACTGGTATAGGCCCCACCCCCTGCCCAGGAGTCTCCGCCCCCTTCACTGCCACCAACATTGCCAATCTGAAACATGTCGACAACAAACAGTGATAGACAGGAAGAATATTCACACTATGTATGTGGTTTTGagtctctgtggtggttttgagtcTCTGCGTGGTGGTTTTGAGTCTCTGCATGGTGGTTTTGAgcctgtgtggtggttttgagcctgtgtggtggttttgagtccctgtgtggtggttttgagtccctgtgtggtggttttgagtccctgtgtggtggttttgagtcCCTGTGTGGTGATTTTCagtctgtgtggtggttttgacAGAGGAAGGAGCTGGTTGGACATGAAGTGAACTCACACTCACCTGTAAATATCCCTCAGGTACGAGTCCAGTTTGTCCGCTTGAGTTCTGGGCTTTGATCCAGCCTCCACCCACAgtctgcgcacacacacacacacacacacacacattatgacCACGTGTCAtgtttactgtacatactgtatggcGTGCACAGTACTGCAGCTGAGCGTGCACCTGGTTGAGCACCGTGATCGTCTCTCCCAGTCTGACCGACAGCTCGTTGTTTCCTGGTTCGGCCTTGAAGTCGTACAGAACCTGAGcctgaaacagcaaaacactggACCTTCAGCTGTCGGAGGAAATGTCACAGGCCTATTCAAATATAAGCAAAGCGTCATCGGGCCCCTGACATAACGAGAGTCCTCACAGGAAGAGCTCAACAGCCTGGTGATCAGAAAACTCCAAACTGACAaacctgacttcctgtttgaccAGAAGTCTTGTCAACACCCTCAGGCTTTTCTCTACCTGCTCTCAGACCTTAACACACTTTTCAGGTTGCAACAGACTTTTTGCTGccagttttgttttccttttgtgaaAGAGCCTGggattttattctgaaaactgTCGTATTTCCCAGCCTGTAAGCCTCATCCAGATGTTTCCTAAGAACAGTAGAATATTTCTATAACACCTGCACATGTTTTCAGTAGGAAACTATGAATTTATCTGGAtttctttgcagtttttcttcctctggATCGTTTTTTCTCTTCCCAACACAAACTTCTTTTCTGTACATTTGCAATGGTCAACAgttttgaaaatgatttttctaaCCTTAGGAAGCAAATATGATTCCAAGAGACGTTTTCTAGTATCAATGCAGTAATTAAatgatatttacattaaaagctGCAGTAGAAAACgaaatgtctgtttatttttggtgtttttcgTCCTCTAGTAATTTCTGAGTTTCCAACCAGACCCCTATGGAATTCCTCCATGACACCTGTACATGTCCAGACAGTTAGAAAGCGAGTTGTGGTTCGTtctttggtattttattttcatgataaaatgtataaaatccATCGGAGCAGGTAGGACACCTGGACTATCTTTCAATTGCATTTATTTCCTTCAAATTTTGGATTTCCCGACTGCTTGAATTGACTGTTTTCTCTATGAGGTTCCTGCAGGGACCCGCAGCGAGCTGTCGGTCCTGTTCAGTCTGACGCCGTAAaccagcagcaggagggaggtcaaaggtcaccgACAGGTACAGGTGAGCGGTCTTACCTTCAGAGCCATGATGACACAGCAGCAGCGGCTTTTTAACCTTTTGTTCGTGATTAAAGTTTCATCCTGTTACGATCAACCTGCTGCGAGTTTCAAGCGTCAAGTCCGAAATAAACACGCACTGCGCTTCCTGTGGatcctttcacaataaaagtcttcCCGAGAGTGTTTATGTAATTTGTGTTCAAAATAGGATGCAAAGGCTGGAGCAAATGTTGTGGTTTAATATAATTTAGAATAATAATTATTTCTATAATGTTAGAGTGGTCAGAGTTGATTAAGCTGTTAATTCTTAAGATGTTAtgacaaaaaatagaaaaaactgACTAAAATCTGTTCCTTTTCCTTTCgttacaaaaaaatacagatttatgtggaaaataaatatttctggaATGACGTCTGACCAAGGAAGACAGCTCACACTGTAAAACCTAAATATGTGTAGAAATATATGTTTGAGGACATTCGTTTTTCCTCTGcgttcattttcaaaataaattcccgtgttttgttttgtaggaCAGCTGAGCAGTGTTTGTACAGTGTTTGGGTTTTTTACAGTGTTCTGGGCGTTTCCTGTTACACTGAATTACACTGTAAAACTTTATTACACAGTacttaaaaatactgtaatacacgttaaaaacacacaaaaaaactttaGACTACAGTGTGTACATATAGTACTACACTATAATTCTGTGACTTTGTGAAGGTGTATTTTTAAACAGCACTGCTCCGTCAAACAGATTTAACTAAGTGTGAACACAGATCTGTTGATTCATGGATCATCACCTTTGTTGACGTGTTTCAATGAGCCCAGTTTCCATCAGTTCACTGTCAGATGCCTTGAACAATTTAAAAAccaattttaaaacattttaatttttgttttttcacttgttGCCACTTGTTTCTGTCCAAACCCTAAAACCGAGTTTGCACCTGTCTGTTCAGTGGAGTTTCACCTGTCGGTCTGCAGGGGGCGCTGCATTCTCACACCTGGACACCAGGTCGGTGAGTAAACTCACACTTGTTGTTTTTTCAGTAACCAAATGAGCAGAGTCAGTGATTAAAGAATGAATCTGTTTCCGTTGTgtaaactttattgaataaacgtTGGTTTATACAGTTTAAAGCTGTTCTCAGGTCAGTGCTGAACAGGGTTAAGGAGcgaagcagctgcaggaaagTTTCTCATCCTGACGTTTTTCTTCTCGTTTCATTCAAACTAAAACTATTAAGCTCAGATACTTTTCACTGGAGGCTGAAAACCCACAGGTCATTGatttctcatttaaaacacaatcaGCTGATGAATCATCTTCTCACTGAAgttcacaaagacagaaactgtTAAATGTATCAATAACAGAACAATCTGCAGCTAAATGTCACacttcagatttatttatattaataatcaTCAGTTAATCAGCAGCTGAAACCTTCTGTCAATAAACATCCCTGACAAAGTGAACGAGCTCTGAATCTGAAAATCACCAAACATCAACATCTGGTCTGATAATTATTGATCAGAAGTGTCTCCATCAGTCGGCAACTGAAGCTCATCAGAGAGtttaattgattgattaatCTGCTTCATACAGATATCAATAATGTGACAGGGAGAAATCTTTGACTCTTTCATCTTAAGTGAATCaaactgatgaaatacaaatatttctgcaTGTATTTGTCATGTGACACAGATCAGAAGCCTTTATTGATCGAGGTGATGAAACATATCAGTTAAGACGGTGTTaaagaagctgctgtttgtttccaggcaccaggggggggggggcagagacGCTGTTTCCTCCTCAGTGGACGCACCACCACATGACCAGCACCGAGGCCAGCAGACCAATCAGAGAGCTTGTTGCAGTTGAGGGGGCGGAGTTGCACAGGTCCGAGTTGCAGCACTTAAAGGTGAAGCTGGACACCTGGAAGTGATTGGTTAGAAATCAGTCAATCAGTGATCAGAGGTCAGAACTGGGATCAATAAGAAGGTCAGGCACAGGTGAGTGTCACACCTGTACGGACTCCGAGTCAGGCTCAGACTTTAAGattattgttgttatatttaaaactttatttaaaaggaAATGATGACGTTTCATCACAGAGACTTTCTGTCACAGTTGAACctgatgaatattttattaGTGCTGGTTTGAACTGGTTTAATTTGTACATGTCCAGACTGGTTAATAAAATCTGTTCATGAGTCTTACCTGGGGGAACATCTGGCCCAGTCGCCCGTAGTCACAGTCTGAATACTTCAGACACTGACGGTAGGTCATCCCCCCTGCAGGACAGAGAGACCAGGTTAAAGCTGCTGGACTGATCTGGATCTTTCCTGTAGGACTGTAGAGTTtagtttgtatgtttgtttgtttatagaGGTGTTTGCCTACAGGTCTACAGGTAGTGAAGTATGTGTGCAGGTGTGCGGGTGCACAGGTGTACAGATGCGCAGGTGTATGGGTGTAAGAGTGTAAAGGTGTAAGAGTGTACAGGTGTATGGGTGCACAGGTGTACAAGTGTAAGAGTGCACAGGTGTACAGGTGTAAGAGTGTACAGGTGTATGGGTGCACAGGTGTAAGAGTGTACAGGTGTATGGGTGCACAGGTGTAAGAGTGTACAGGTGTATGGGTGCACAGGTGTAAGAGTGTACAGGTGTATGGGTGCACAGGTGTACAGGTGTAAGAGTGTACAGGTGTATGGGTGCACAGGTGTAAGAGTGTACAGGTGTATGGGTGCACAGGTGTAAGAGTGTACAGGTGTATGGGTGCACAGGTGTACAGGTGTAAGAGTGTACAGGTGTATGGGTGCACAGGTGTACAGGTGTATGGGTGCACAGGTGTACAGGTACCTCTCTCAAAGAGGGTGAGACAGGCGTCGTCGTAGCTGCAGTCTCGTTGTTTGGTGCAGCTGCCTGTATAATCTTTGCAGCTGTAACATCGAATGGCTGATCCTGAAACACAAACCACTCTGTTACTACAAACACTACtacaaatactactactactactactactactactactaataatactGCTAATGCTACTGTGGCTGTAGGGAGCCTGTTTTCTGCTAATACTACTAGCACTGTAACAATttctactgctgctactgcaaATACTACAATTATCAATATTGCTCATATTATTACCACTGTACCCAGTACAACTGCTAAAGTACTACTGCTAGTACCACTACAATTAAGACTAACACTGCTAATAGTTAATAGTTGActtgatttagatttttctttgaCAGTCACATGGTCAGACtgagcttagcttagcataaaggcAAGggaagtttatttatatagcacactTCATACGCGGAGTAGAAagtaaaagacaagttaaaaatacatgagcaagaataaaaatgaatattagaggaaactgagtgcagataaatcactttggataaaacactgtcagttgtcatatgtcaCATGCTgagataaaaagaaaggtttttagcttggacttaaacattcccagagatgaggcctgtctaacatcatcaggagactattccaggttttagctgcataaaaatgaaacgctgcttctccctgtttagtcctgactctgggcacgagcagaaggcctgtgcctgatggtctcagagtccgagatggttcatatggcaccaacatgtcagagatgtaatgtggtgctgagccatgaagagacttatacacaagcagggctgttttaaagcctattctctgagcgacaggaagccagtgcagagacctgagaacaggagtaatgtggttgtacttcctggttctagtcaggactGGAACCTGGAAACCAGAGGAAACAGTTTGCCTTCCGTTGGTTTTTTCCACCATCAGTCTTCTGAAACCAATTAACACGAATCTTGGTGTCGgcagaaccaaaacaaaaaaaacactttgacaAATCAGACCGTGGTCACCCGACATGATCTAATACAGGCTGTGCTGTACTAGTTATCAAGCAGaactcagcacacacacagtaatatgTTTACCAGAACCGTACTGGCACTGAACCACATTGGCTGTTCTtctacagcagcagctgtcGCTGAGCACTTtcagcaaacagacaaatatttcAACATAGCAGAGCTTTGCTTCTTTCACTCATTTCATAGTCATTTCATATTTGATCATGAGTTTgtgatttaaaaactgcacagaATCAAACCAACCTCTAAAATCTCAAACTTGCAGTTGGTAGTTTTTTTACTGGTCAGAACTGAAATGataaatgctgaaaatgaaaaatccaaaaaataGGAAGTGAAAAATTTATGAAGAGACAAGAATGAAACATACCCAGGCcaatcagagcagagcagatCACCAGACAGATGCCCAGGGAGCGCTTCATTTTCTCCTCAGCACAGCTCGAAACACCACAAAACAAAGACTACAGTGTGTActcacccagcagcagcaggaataCTGCAGTTCAGCAGTACTGATGCTTACCAGAACAAAGACTGACACTGGTTAGTACTGATGGGTGAGAGCAGCCCAAAGGCCACGCCCTCTTGGGAGGAGCCTGTTTAGAAAAATCATTGATTACTGTCTTCGTTTATTACAGTTTTGAGGAAACGTAATCAAACAGtgtcatgtttgttttactgtgaatCTGATTTCTCACTTTCAGTGTCTTTGTAGTGAGTTGTGAGTAGTGAGGTTTTATGTCTGTAGTGAATTTGAGTCTGTCTGTAATGGATTTGGGTCTCTATGTAGTGGTTTTGAGTCTTGGTACCTGAAGAGTCTTGGTTCCTCTCTACCCGAAGAACCTCAGTGCTCTCAGGTTGAACCCCAGTCagtttggtccagactgaaatccCTCAGTGCTGTTGGATGGACTGTGCCAAAATGTGGTTCAGGTTTAGGTTCCCCTCAGGATGATTCTCTGACTTTTCACCATCAGGTTGACATTTTGTGGCTTATGACCAAACACCAGCAGAAATCACAAagttccca
This region of Mastacembelus armatus unplaced genomic scaffold, fMasArm1.2, whole genome shotgun sequence genomic DNA includes:
- the LOC113143764 gene encoding CD59 glycoprotein-like, producing the protein MKRSLGICLVICSALIGLGSAIRCYSCKDYTGSCTKQRDCSYDDACLTLFERGGMTYRQCLKYSDCDYGRLGQMFPQVSSFTFKCCNSDLCNSAPSTATSSLIGLLASVLVMWWCVH
- the LOC113143763 gene encoding sorting nexin-9-like, with amino-acid sequence MALKAQVLYDFKAEPGNNELSVRLGETITVLNQTVGGGWIKAQNSSGQTGLVPEGYLQIGNVGGSEGGGDSWAGGGAYTSNTTDGWYSPGSTDTQQAAPEDDDGEWDDDWDDQSVSSYRGNSQVNEESGATGRGTHGSSVKISLNKFPFSKGPNPEVFLLAKPPANSRDRIPVYVGEVGPVWLYPPSPLDCVIADPKKESKLYGLKSFIEYQITPNTTNRPVNHRYKHFDWLYERLLEKFGSVLPIPLLPDKQVTGRFEEDFIRIRMEGLQAWMSRLCRHPVVSQSEVFQLFLTYRDEKEWKAGKRKAEKDETVGPMIFSLIDPEAAELDATDVERRCEQYSRFTKSMEDGVRELLNVGHTHWKRCTGPLPKEYQRIGRAFRNLSTVFNTSKYPGEETLTDALTAAGQTYEEIAQIISQQPQEDLHFLLETNSEYKGLLGCFPEIIAVHKAAVEKAKEADRLVTAGKINNDDRTCMNHRISCMSYSLQAEMNHFHSNRIYDYNRVMQLYLERQVTFYQQIADKLRAALSQFTTL